From one Dama dama isolate Ldn47 chromosome 4, ASM3311817v1, whole genome shotgun sequence genomic stretch:
- the LOC133053898 gene encoding large ribosomal subunit protein eL42: MVNVPKTRRTFCKKCGKHQPHKVTQYKKGKDSLYAQGKRRYDRKQSGYGGQTKPIFRKKAKTTKKIVLRLECVEPNCRSKRMLAIKRCKHFELGGDKKRKGQVIQF, from the coding sequence ATGGTGAACGTTCCAAAAACCCGCCGGACTTTCTGTAAGAAGTGTGGGAAGCACCAGCCCCACAAAGTGACACAGTACAAGAAGGGCAAGGATTCTTTATATGCCCAGGGAAAGCGGCGTTATGACAGGAAGCAGAGTGGCTATGGTGGGCAGACTAAGCCAATTTTCCGGAAAAAGGCTAAAACTACAAAGAAGATTGTACTGAGGCTTGAATGTGTTGAGCCCAACTGTAGATCGAAGAGAATGCTGGCTATTAAGAGATGCAAGCATTTTGAGTTGGGAGGCGATAAGAAGAGAAAGGGCCAAGTGATCCAATTTTGA